CAAGACTTATTAAGGATACTACTGCAGCAATCCCTATAAATATTCCTAGCATTGTCAGCCAAGATCTTATACCTCTTCTTTTCAGGCTGTTCCACGCTATTTTTATGTAGTCTCTTATCATTTTATGGTTACGCTCATAACACGCAAGCTTAAGTACTGCATTCGGTCACTAAGTTCCGAACTTTCAAGCAAGCTTGAAAGTACAGCAGTACGAAGAGTTTTTTTGTTTTTTTTCATTTTTTCATATTAATAAAAAGTTAAAAAAAGTTTATTTTCTTTTTTTCTTTCTTTTTTTGTATATTATTATCCCAATTATTGCTAGTATTATTACTACAATTATTATGGTTCCTGTGTTGTTTTGTTCTCCATTTGGTTCTAGTATATTGTATTCTATTTCGTAGTTTTCTTTGAAGTCTTTGTTTAAGGAGTCTTTGTATTCTATTTGAATTGGTAGTTTTATTGTTCCAGAACCTTGTGTTTTTATTTCAAATCTAGCTGTTTCAAAGTCATCTGAATCCACATTTCCTAAATATATTTGGTTTGTAGGACTTATTATTTGGTAGTCTTGAGATTCTTCTAGCGTCAAAGTCATTAGTTTTAGGTCGCTTATACCTCTGTTTGTTACTGCTATTGTTATTTCTCCTTTTGGATTTTGAGTGTTTATTTGTGAGTCTTCTAAAGTTATCATTAGTTCGGGTTTACTGTTCACTTCCAGACCTATTAGTATTGTATCATTGTATTGTGTTCCTATTTCATCTCTGTATTTTATTTGTACTGGAACTTTGTATAGTTTGCTTTCTGCGTCAGGATATGTTGCTATTTGAAATTCAAATTCCGCTGTTTGTCCGGCTCTTATTTTGTCTAGTGTTTTTTTGCTTCCACTATTTAGTGGCGTGAATGGTATGTCTGCTAGAATTCCTGTTGAGCCATATACTGGCGTTAGTATTAGTTCTACAGATAGGTCTCTTACTGTTGACGATTTTGCTAAGTTTTTAATCCCTATTTTTAGTGTATTTTTTTCTCCTGGGTGCATAGTTTCATCGTTTAGTTTTACATAGCTTAGTGTTATTGGGGTATCTGTAGTTCTTATTAGGAGCGGCAGGTTTTTTGTTACACTATATTCTTGGTGACCGTCATAGGAGTATTTCATTTGTATGTTATTACTGCCTTGTATTGCTCCAGGATCTATTTGTATTTTGTATCTGAGTATGTAACTTCTTCCCATTTCTAATTCGTTTATTGTTGTGATTCTGTCATTTTCTGATATTAGTTTGAAAGGATAGTTGTCTAGGAATTCTACTTGCAATTTTTTTGCAGTTTCAGTTCCTATGTTTTCTGCTTTTATCCATAATTCCGCTGAATCTCCCGGTTCTATGGGACTTGGCGAGTATGATTGTATTGTTAGTTCTATTTCTGGGCTCGCTGCGTTTGTTTGTGTTGCCATTGCAAGAGTTAATATTACTATTAGCGCCATTAGTATTGTTGTTTTTTTCATTTTTTATCCTCCAAATTTGTTTCTGAAACCTTAAATTTTTTAGTTTTTGTTGGTTTCAGGTATTTGTTTTTCTATTATTTTTGTTGTGTCTTCATCTAGTGATTTGACTATGAATCCGTCTTTTAGGTATACTATTCTATCTGCGTTATGTGCTACTTTGTCATCGTGTGTCACCATAACTATTGTTGTTCCTTTTTTTTCGTGTAGTTCTCTTAGGAAATCCAATACTGATGATCCTGTTTTACTATCTAGTGCTCCTGTTGGTTCATCTGCAAGAATTACATCTGGGGTGTTTGCCAGTGCTCTTGCTATTGCTACTCTTTGTTGTTGTCCGCCTGATAGTTCGTTTGGTGTGTGGTTCATTCTTTCTTGCAGTTCTACCATTGTTAGTGCTTTTTCTGCTAATTTTTCTCTTTCTGTTTTTGTAAGGTTTTGGAATGTTAGGGGCAGCATTACGTTTTCTTTTGCAGTCATGCTTGTTAGTAGGTTGAATTTTTGAAATATAAATCCTATTTTTTTTCCTCTTATTTGTGCTAGGTCTGATTCTGTCATTTTGCTTATGTCTTTTCCATCTAATAGTATGGTTCCTTTTGTTGGTACGTCGAGGCATCCTATCATGTTCATCGCAGTACTTTTTCCTGATCCAGAAGGTCCCATTACTGCAAGGAATTCTCCTTTTTCTACTTCTAGAGTTAGTCCTCTTAGTGCATGCACTTTTACTTCTCCCATATCGTATGTTTTCCACACATTTTTGAGTTCTATTATGTTTTTCATTTTGTTTCACCAAAAAATGGAAAGCTCAAAAACAAAGGAAATGATTTCATTTCCGTGTGCAGAAAATCTTTGATTTTCTTGCATGCTCCATTTTTGTTGTTTTTCATTTTCATTGTCTTAGCTTTTCTAGTTCTTCTAATACTTTTTTTAGTAATCCTTCCATTTTTGTTATTTGAGTTAAGTAGTTTTCTGCTATTTCGTGTATTTGTTTTTCTTTTTCAGGAAGTTTTGATTTTTTGTTGTTATTTAGGATTATTGGCAGTGCTTCTTTTAGGGGGATTATTTGTTTGTTTATTGCGAATTCTATTTTTTGTTGGTTTAATTTTATTAAGTCTTTGTCCATGTAAAAGTATAGTTTTTTGCTTCCTGGTTTTTTTCTTCTTTCTATCATACCTATGTTTTCTAGAGGTTTTAGTTTTGTGCTTACTGCGCTTAGTGAGTAACCTGTTATTTCTGTTAATTCATCCATGCTTATTTCGTTTGGTTCCAGGTATATGTAAGAAACTAGTTTTGAGCTTAATGAGTCTAATCCTACGTCTCTGAATAGTTTTTCAAATAGTATTAAGAGTTCTTTTTTGAATCCTGTTTCTTGTTCTGTTTTTTCCATTTACACCATCAAACATTTTCTATTTTCACAATTTTGTGAATATTGTATATTTGTACAATATTCTGATATTTAAATGTTGTGGAATTGCAATTAATTAAACAAAGATTTGAGATCAGTTATTTTTATTTTATAATATTTTTCTGCTTCAAGTTCATCATCAAACCAATCACTATAATATAACAGGCCAGTTAGAGTCCCTTTCAGTTCGTAAATTGATTTAAATGGCTCAGAAACTTCTGTTTCCAGACCATTTTTCTTTAGAATCTTGAAAAATTCTTCTTTTTCTTTTTTATATTTTTCAAATTTGAAATCACCAACAATATTCATTAAATCATTATATTCCGGGTATGAACCTGCCCATTCTAAGTCTAGAAGACCAACCACTTTGTTTTTTTCAACTAAGAAATTTTTAAGCATTAAATCATTAGATGTGAAAACCATTTTAGGATTATAAGATTTTTTAGAAAGGAGATTTTTTAAGAAATCCTTTGATTTTTTTACATATTCTTTCAAATCCTCTCTTTTATTGGCTTGATTAAGAAGATATGTAATTTCTGCAAACATATATTCATCAAAATCGTTGAATGGACCTGATTCTATATCGCCCACTTTAGAAATTACCATGTTTTTTCCAAACCATCCTATTTTATCGAATTCGAATTGTTTAATCTGTACATAGAAATCTGCTATTTGTTGTAAAACATGAGTTCTGTCTTCTTTGCTGTATGATTCATATTTTTCTGATAAAGGTTCACCTTCTATTTTATTCATAAGAATATATTCAAAACCAACTAGTTCTTTATCAATAGAATAATCAAGTATTTGAGGCACAGGAATGTTTGTTTTTTCACTTAAGAAGTTAATTGCTTCAACTTCATTAAGTGTTTTGTATGTTTTCCATTTTTCTAATGGATTTGTCAGCCGAAGGACTAATTCTTTTCCTGATTTTGTTTTTATAAAGTAAACCTGATTATTAAAGCCGTTGTTAAAAAGTTGTTTTGATTCTAGTGATTCACCTATTTTTGATAATACTTTTTCTATTGATTCATCCTCGATCTTCATATGCGATCTGTCCATAGATGTAAATGAGTATTAAATCATTTATATGTTTTTTTGATTCATTGAATTTCATTTCATTGAATTTTTTTATTGTATAATGAAAATAGCTGCTCCGAGTCTGCTAAGAAACTAAAAGTTTCTTGCACACAGAAATCAAAACTGATTTCTTCGCGAATTTCCACCCTAAATGCGCAGAAACAAAGTTTCTGGCACAACAAAAATGAACGAACATTTTTGCGTACAATAAAAACAAAGTTTTTATTCGCATGCCAAAAATCAAAGATTTTTGAGCAGGACGGAGTACGACTAAATCAAAGCTTTTGTGTACAATAAATGTGAAGCATTTATTTGTATTAAACCCCTCCGCTAGCGCGCAATAATAAACATTCTATTGAACAACGAAAAATTAAGTATTTAAAAAAATGTTTTTCTAGCTTAATTTTTCTGACAATCCTTGTCCTGTATTTTTATATTGTGTCAAAGAAGTCAACCATTCTTTTGAGTCTTCTTTTTTTGTTTTTCTAAAGTTTTTATTTCCCAGTTCTCTGTTGAATAAAGAGTATATTTGGTAGTTATTTGTTTT
Above is a window of Candidatus Woesearchaeota archaeon DNA encoding:
- a CDS encoding COG1361 S-layer family protein, translating into MKKTTILMALIVILTLAMATQTNAASPEIELTIQSYSPSPIEPGDSAELWIKAENIGTETAKKLQVEFLDNYPFKLISENDRITTINELEMGRSYILRYKIQIDPGAIQGSNNIQMKYSYDGHQEYSVTKNLPLLIRTTDTPITLSYVKLNDETMHPGEKNTLKIGIKNLAKSSTVRDLSVELILTPVYGSTGILADIPFTPLNSGSKKTLDKIRAGQTAEFEFQIATYPDAESKLYKVPVQIKYRDEIGTQYNDTILIGLEVNSKPELMITLEDSQINTQNPKGEITIAVTNRGISDLKLMTLTLEESQDYQIISPTNQIYLGNVDSDDFETARFEIKTQGSGTIKLPIQIEYKDSLNKDFKENYEIEYNILEPNGEQNNTGTIIIVVIILAIIGIIIYKKRKKKRK
- a CDS encoding ABC transporter ATP-binding protein; translated protein: MIELKNVWKTYDMGEVKVHALRGLTLEVEKGEFLAVMGPSGSGKSTAMNMIGCLDVPTKGTILLDGKDISKMTESDLAQIRGKKIGFIFQKFNLLTSMTAKENVMLPLTFQNLTKTEREKLAEKALTMVELQERMNHTPNELSGGQQQRVAIARALANTPDVILADEPTGALDSKTGSSVLDFLRELHEKKGTTIVMVTHDDKVAHNADRIVYLKDGFIVKSLDEDTTKIIEKQIPETNKN
- a CDS encoding winged helix-turn-helix transcriptional regulator gives rise to the protein MEKTEQETGFKKELLILFEKLFRDVGLDSLSSKLVSYIYLEPNEISMDELTEITGYSLSAVSTKLKPLENIGMIERRKKPGSKKLYFYMDKDLIKLNQQKIEFAINKQIIPLKEALPIILNNNKKSKLPEKEKQIHEIAENYLTQITKMEGLLKKVLEELEKLRQ
- a CDS encoding phosphotransferase, which produces MDRSHMKIEDESIEKVLSKIGESLESKQLFNNGFNNQVYFIKTKSGKELVLRLTNPLEKWKTYKTLNEVEAINFLSEKTNIPVPQILDYSIDKELVGFEYILMNKIEGEPLSEKYESYSKEDRTHVLQQIADFYVQIKQFEFDKIGWFGKNMVISKVGDIESGPFNDFDEYMFAEITYLLNQANKREDLKEYVKKSKDFLKNLLSKKSYNPKMVFTSNDLMLKNFLVEKNKVVGLLDLEWAGSYPEYNDLMNIVGDFKFEKYKKEKEEFFKILKKNGLETEVSEPFKSIYELKGTLTGLLYYSDWFDDELEAEKYYKIKITDLKSLFN